DNA from Mycolicibacterium alvei:
GCGCAGGCGCCCGTCGCGCCGGTGGTCGTACCAGCCCCGATCGGCAAGCTGGGTGCCCGCGAGGTGCTGTTCGGTGGCCGGGTGTCGTGGATGGCACTGGTCGTGTTGCTCCTGATCACGCTCGTGGTCGGCGCGATCGGCGGCTGGGTCGGACAGAAGACTGCCGGTACCGTGCAGGCCTTCACCACCTCGAAGGTGACGCTGGAGACCGGTGACCTCCCGTCCCCGGACGCCGGCCGGTTCGCCACGGTGGCCGCCGCGGTCGAGGATTCGGTGGTGACGATCGAGGCGAAGAGCAAGACCGAGGGCTCGCAGGGCTCCGGTGTCGTGGTCGACGGCAAGGGCTACGTCGTCACCAACAACCACGTGATCTCCGACGCTGCGGGAAAGCCCGCCGACTACAAGATCACCGTGGTGTTCAACGACGGCAAGGAAGTACCCGCCAACCTGGTCGGCCGCGACCCCAAGACCGATCTGGCCGTGTTGAAGGTCGACAACGTCGACAACCTCGTCGTGGCGCGGATGGGTGATTCCGAGAAGGTGCGCGTCGGCGAGGAAGTCATCGCGGCCGGCGCCCCGCTCGGCCTGCGCAGCACGGTCACCCACGGCATCATCAGCGCGCTGCACCGGCCGGTGCCGCTCTCGGGTGAAGGTTCGGACACCGACACCGTGATCGACGGGCTCCAGACCGATGCCTCGATCAACCACGGCAACTCCGGTGGCCCGCTGATCAACATGTCCGCCGAGGTGATCGGGATCAACACGGCCGGAAAGTCCTTGTCGGACAGCGCTAGTGGCCTCGGCTTCGCGATCCCGGTCAACGAGGTCAAGCAGGTCGTCGAGAACCTGATCAAGGACGGCAAGGTCGCGCATCCGACGCTGTTGCTCAGTGCCGTCACGGTGAGCAACAGCGTGGCCTCGGGCGCGCAGGTCCGCAACGTCAACGCAGGTGGCCCGGCCGAGAAGGCCGGCATCCTGGAGAACGACGTCGTGGTCAAGGTCGGTGACCGCAAGGTCGCCGACGCCGATGAGATGGTGGTCGCGGTGCGTCAGCTCAAGATCGGGCAGGAAGCTCCGATCGAGGTGCTCCGCGACGGTCGGCCCATGACGTTCATGGTCACGCCGATCGGCGACGATCAAAAAGCGCAGTAGCGATGTTCGCGAACATCGGGTGGGGGGAGATGCTGGTTCTGGTGATCGCCGGTCTGGTGATCCTGGGGCCCGAGCGCCTGCCCGGTGCCATCCGGTGGACTTCCGGTGCCCTGAAGCAGGTCCGGGATTACGTCAGCGGAGCGACCAGCCAGTTGCGTGAGGACCTCGGCCCGGAGTTCGACGATCTTCGCGAACCCCTCGCCGAACTGCAGAAGCTGCGCGGCATGACCCCGCGGGCCGCGATCACCAAGCATCTGCTCGACGGTGATGACTCGTTCCTGACTGGCGCCTTCGATGACGGTAAGAATCAGCAGCCCTCAGTGCCCGGCGATAAACCTGCCGGTGAGATCGGGGCAACGCCGACAGACAAGTCGGTCGGCTCCGCATTCGACCCGGACGCCACCTAGTCCCACAGCCGAAGGGACTTAGCGTCGCGCGGTGTCCAGACCCAGCGACATCCCGGCCAGGCCGCGTTTACGGGCCGACAACCCCTCGGCGATCTTGCGTAGCTCGGCGCCAGCCGCTGATTCGGGCGCCGACAGCACCAGTGGCACACCGGAGTCACCGGCGGTCACCAACGCCGGGTCCAGTGGGACCTGGCCCAGCAGCGGCACCTCGGCGCCCACCGAACGGGTCAGCGACTCGGCCACCTGACGGCCGCCGCCCTCACCGAACAACTGCATGACGGTGCCGTCGGGCATCTGCAGGCCCGACATGTTCTCCACCACGCCGGCGATGCGCTGGCGGGTCTGCAACGCGATCGCGCCGGCACGCTCGGCCACTTCAGCGGCAGCCATCTGCGGAGTGGTCACCACCAGGATCTCGGCACCCGGGATCAACTGGGCCACCGAGATGGCGATATCACCCGTGCCGGGCGGCAGATCGAGCAGCAGCACGTCCAGGTCGCCCCAGTACACGTCCGCAAGGAACTGCTGCAGGGCCCGGTGCAGCATCGGCCCGCGCCACACCACGGGCGTGTTGCCCTGGGTGAACATCGCGATCGAGATGACCTTCACATCGTGGGCGATGGGCGGCAGGATCATCGAGTCGACCTGGGTGGGCCGGTCACTGGTACCCATCATGCGCGGCACCGAATGGCCGTAGATATCGGCGTCCAGCAGGCCGACGGACAGCCCGCGGGCGGCCATCGCGGCAGCCAGGTTGACCGTCACACTGGATTTGCCCACGCCACCTTTACCGGAGGCCACGGCGTACACCCGGGTGAGGGAGTTGGGCTGGGCGAACGGGATCACCGGTTCGCGGGAATCGCCACGCAGCAGCGTGCGCAGTTCGGCGCGCTGCTCGTCGTTCATCACGTCCAGGGTCACCTTGACGGCGCCCGTGCCGGGCACATCGGTGACGGCGGCCGTCACCAGGTCGGCGATCTCTGTCTTCTTCGGGCAGGCCGCAGTGGTCAGGTAGATCTCGACGTGTACACCGTGGTCAGCCTCGATCGAGATGTTCTTGACCATGCCGAGTTCGGTGATCGGCTTCCGCAATTCGGGGTCGATCACCTTGGCCAGCGCAGCGCGAACCGCAGATTGCAGCTCAGTGACAGATTCGGACATCACCGCCGAGTCTACGGCGACGGTGTTGGGTGCTGGATTCAGGCCGGTCCCGGGGCGGGGCCGGGTACCGGACCGAGCGCCGGAGCCGCGGGCGCGGCCTCGATCGGCGGGCCGATCGGGGCCGCCGGAACTGCCGGCGGCGGAGCTTGCTGCGGTGCCGGTCCAGGGCCAACCGCAGGAGCAGGAGCCGGGGGCGGCCCGAGCAGCGGAGCGGGCGCCGGCGGGGGAGCCTGTTCGCTCATGCAGAACACCACGCATGCAGGCTGACGCGGTTGCTCCCACGGCGGGACCCATGGCGGTGGGGCGGCCGGCGTCTCCGAAGGTATGGCCTGCGCCGGACCCGGCAGCGGGCCGAGCACCTGGCCCGGGGCGAATCCGGGGACGTTCTGCGTGCCGGTCTCGTTGCGGTTGAGCAGCGGGATCAGGGCCAGCGGATCACCCGAGGGAAGTCCCGTGGCGTCGGCAGGCAAGTTCGGGCCGAGGCCTTCGGCATGGTCCAGATGAGAATCACCGATCGGGGGAATGGACCCGGTGATCTCCGGCAGGTCCACCGGCACCACACCCGTGGCGTACGCGGCGGCCCAGCCCAGTACGTTTCGGGCGTAGGCCACCGAGTTGTTGTATCGCAGGATGGCCGTCATGACCTGGGACTGGTCCCGCAGGTTGAGGTTGCCGCTGCACAGGTAGCGTGCCGCGGCGAGCGCCGAGTCGAACACGTTCTGCACTTCAGCCTTGCCGTCGCCGTCGCCGTCGGAGGCATACCGGGCCCAGGTTCCGGGCAGGAACTGCATCGGCCCCATCGCCCGGACATAGGTGATCCGTCCGGACTGGGCGCTCTGGACGATGATCTCGTTGCCCGGCAGGGTGCCGTCGAGGGCGGGACCGTAGATCGGGCGCACCGCGGTGCCGCGGGCATCGGTGGCGCCGCCGTTGGCGTGCCCCGACTCGATCCGTCCGATACCGGCCAGCAGATTCCAGCTGATCCCGCAGTTGGGGTAGGCCGCGGCCATCATCCGTTCGGCGTTGCGGTACGCCTTCAGCGACGTTCCCGGAATGCCAAGGGCCCCAGGGGTATTGACGACGAATGCCGGCGGCGGAGCCGAGATCGTGGTCATCGACTTGATGCGGAAGTTGGTCGGGGGCCTGGCCGCGGCCACCACTGCCGGACCCGAGCGGTCGACCTGGGGTGCTACGGCGGCCATGGGCGTGACCGCGGCGTTGGACACGCCGATCTCCGAGGCGGAAGACCCGGCACCGGCGACCAGCACGACGGGCGCCAGGACGGCCACGCCGAGTGCGGGTGAGCGCATGAGCCGGCTCATACCGCGCCGAGCGGTTGCGATCACCGCTCCTCCCCCTACGCGCACTTACCCGTCCTTCGGTCGGCTTTGGCCAAATACCATGTTGTGAACCAAGTCACCATACATAGTCCCGGTTTGCGTTGTTGCCACAATGGGGGACAGCGAGATCAACCACCGCGTTTGGGCCGGCGCTCAGCCCCATCGACTTTGCCCGCGTTGGGCCGGTCGGTATCGGCAGGCACGGTGAGTTCGGTGAGGAGGTCACGCAGTTCTTCCAACTCTCGGCGCAGGTAATCGCGGGTGACGACTTCGCCCACCGCCAGCCGCAGCGAGGCCAGCTCGCGGGCCAGGTACTCGGTGTCGGCCTTGGTTTGCTCAGCCCGGCGGCGGTCCTCTTCGAGCGAGACCCGGTCCCGGTTCTCCTGCCGGTTCTGGGCCAGCAGGATCAGCGGGGCGGCATAGGCGGCCTGGGTCGAGAAGGCCAGGTTGAGCAGGATGAACGGGTAGGGATCCCACTGGAAGGTAAAGACGCCGATGTTGAGGGCGATCCAGACGATCACCAAGATCGTCTGAATGGCCAGGTAGCGCCCGGTGCCGAGGAATCGGGCGATCGACTCGCTGAACGCGCCCACTGCCTCGATGTCGACGTGCAGCCCGAAGCCGCGGGTCCCGCGTGGGGTGTCCAGCCGCTGGCGCGCCGTCAATTCGCTCATGAGCTCGCCGCCGGGAGCTCGGGCTCGTCGCGTTCGCGCCAGTCGTCGGGCAACATGTGGTCGAGCACGTCGTCGACCGACACCGCACCCAACAGGTGGTTCTCCTCATCGACCACCGGGCCGCACACCAGGTTGTACGCCGCGAAGTAGCGGGTCACCGCGGCCAGCGAATCGGCCGGACTCAGGTTGGGCAGATCGGTGTCTACGATCCCGCTGACCAGTGCGGCAGGTGGCTCGCGCAGCAACCGTTGCAGGTGCACACACCCCAGGTAGTGACCGGTCGGGGTGGCGCTCGGGGGCCGGGCGACGAACGCCATCGACGCCAGCGCCGGCGTCAGGTCGGGGTCGCGCATCCGGGCCAGTGCCTCGGCGACGGTGGTGTCGGGCATCAGGACCACCGGCTCGCTGGTCATCAGGCCGCCCGCGGTGTCGGGCGAGTGGGCCAGCAGCCGTCGCACATCCTCGGAGTCCTCGGGGTCCATCTGCCGCAGCAGTGCCTCGGCGTCCGCCGGGGTCATCGAGCCGAGGACGTCGGCGGCGTCGTCGGGGTCCATCGCCTCGAGCACGTCGGCGGCACGCTCGGTGTTCAGCTGGCGCAGCGCCGCGGTCTGCTCGTCCTCGGGCAGCTCCTGCAGCACATCGGCCAGGCGCTCGTCGTCGAAGGCCCGGTACAGCTCGTAGCGCCGTTTGATCGGCAGCTCGCGCAGGGCCTCGGCCACCTCGATCGGACGTTGTCCCTCGAACTGCTCGAGCAGCGAGGCCACACCCTGATCGGGCATCGCCAGGCCGGACGGGGTCAGCCCGTGCACGTTCTGCCATTCGACGACGTGAATGTTGGAGCGCCGGCCCAGGCGCCGCTGGGGACGGACCGCCACCCGGGTCACCATCCAGTCGCGGGTTCGGGTCTGCTCGATACCCAAATCGACCACCACGACGTCGATTCCGGCCAGTTGTTCCAGATCGGGGTCGTCGACCCGCACCCGGGTCTCCAGGACCTGGCCCAACACCAGCACCTCGCCGGGTCGCTGGGCGAACCGGCGCAGCGACACACTGCCGGTGGCCAGCGTCACCGAGCCTGGTTCGATCGCGGTGACCCGCAGGATCGGGACGAAAATCCTTCGTCGGGTGAGCAATTCGACCACCAGGCCGAGAACCCGCGGTTGCTGGCGGACGATGCTGATGCTGATCACCACATCGCGGACACGGCCGATGGACTCCCCGTCGGGGCCCAGCACCACCATCCCCGCTAGCCGGGCCGCGTAGACCCTGTTCACCGCCGCCATGAGTCAAAGGGTAGAGACTGTGGTCGTGGAGAACACGTATCGACCCCGCCGAACGTGCCTCTCGGTTCCGGGTAGCAGCCTGAAGATGATCGAGAAGGCCAAAGGTCTGCCTGCTGACGAGGTGTTCCTCGACCTCGAGGACGCCGTTGCCCCCGAGGCCAAGGCGTTGGCCCGCACCCAGGTGGCGGCGGCGCTGGCCGACGACGGCTGGGCCGGGCAGCTGCGTGGGGTGAGGGTCAACGACTGGACCACGCCGTGGACCTATGCCGATGTGATCGAGGTGGTGTCCACTGTGGCTTCCGCCGGGGGGACCATCGATCTCATCGTGTTGCCCAAGGTGACCGAGGTGGCGCATGTTCAGGCACTCGATCTGCTGCTGTCGCAGCTGGAGAGCACCCACGGCCTGGAACCCGGCCGGATCGGCATCGAGCCCCAGATCGAGAACGCGTTGGGGCTGACCAATATCGACGCGATCGCCGCCGGCCCGCGGGTGCAGGCGCTGGTGCTCGGGCCCGGGGACATGGCGGCCAGCCTCAACATGCGCACCCTGGAGGTCGGCGGGCAACCCGACGGGTATGACATCGGCGATGCCCATCACCACGTGCTGATGCGCATCCTGATCGCCGCGCGCAGCCGCGGTATCAACGCGATCGACGGCCCGTATGTCAAGGTGCGCGATGTGGACGGGTTCCGCCGGGTGGCCGGACGTTCGGCCGCCCTGGGCTATGACGGCAAGTGGGTGCTGCATCCGGACCAGATCGAGGCGGGCAACGAGATCTTCAGCCCACGCCAAGCCGATTACGATCACGCCGAGTTGATCCTGGATGCCTACGAGTGGCACACCTCGCAGGCCGGTGGGTCCAGGGGAGCGGTGATGCTGGGCGACGAGATGATCGACGAGGCCAGCCGCAAGATGGCACTGGTGATGGCGGGCAAGGGCCGTGCGGCCGGGATGAGCCGGCTGGCCGAGCCGTTCACCCCGCCGAGCTGACCCGGGTCGTGTAGAGCCGCACCGCAATTCGGTGCGGCTCGCTACGCGGAGAGCACCCCGGTCACAAAGAACACCAGCCAGCCTCCGTTGATCAGGGTGCCGAATACACCGAGCGCGATGCCGGCGATCGCCAGGCCGCGGCCCGGTTGTTCGACCTGCGGACCATAGCCTGACTGCCCGGTCCGCTGGATCTGGCTGAGTGCGACGATCCCGAGACCGATACCGACCAGGGCGGCGAGCAGTCCGATCGCGCACGCGAAGAACAGGAACAGCGACAGCACCGAGGCGACGAGCGATCCGATCGCCATGCTGTTGGTGGGGTTGGCCGGCGGCATCCCGTAACCACCGGTATATCCGGGGTACCCGGACATGCCGTAACCCGGCGGGGGATAGCCGGGCGGTGGCGGGAACGGCGGTGGCAGACCCGGCGGCGGCGGGTAGCCGTACGGAATGTCGGCGGGGTAGTCGATCGCGGGCGGATAGGGCGCGGCGATTTCGGAGTTCGGCGGCGCGAAGTCGTACGGCGGTTGCGCCGCGCCGGTATCCGGCCGATCCTGGGAGTGTTCGATGGGCGGTGCTTCGTAGCCGCTGGACAACGGTTCAGACGGCCGAGAACCCGGGTCGGATGGCGCAGATCCGCCCGCGTTGCCGTCCGCGTTTGTCATGCTGATCAACCTAGCGCACGGACGATGACGCCAAGAGGGCGTGACTCCGGTACCGCGGAGGAGAGGAAAAGTTCGATGACGAGCCCATTTCAGTCGGGTCAGACGCCCGGCGCCGCGCCCGCTGCACGCGGTGCGTTGCCGACGCCGCCCAAAGGCTGGCCGATCGGCTCCTACCCGACGTACGCGGAGGCCCAGCGTGCCGTCGACTACCTGTCCGATCAACAGTTCCCGGTGCAGCAGGTGACGATCGTCGGGGTGGATCTCATGCAGGTCGAGCGGGTCACCGGTCGGCTGAGCTGGCCCAAGGTGCTCGGCGGTGGTGTGCTGTCCGGCGCCTGGCTGGGCTTGTTCATCGGTCTGATTCTCGGTTTCTTCAGTCCCAACCCGTGGAGTGCGCTGCTCACCGGCCTGATCGCCGGTGTCTTCTTCGGCTTGATCACCTCGGCGATCCCGTACGCGATGGCTCGCGGCACAAGAGATTTCAGTTCGACGATGCAGCTGGTCGCCGGCCGCTACGACGTTCTGTGTGATCCCCAAGGTGCCGAGCAGGGCCGGGATCTGCTGGCACGCTTGACCATCTGAGCCATCACCCGAACCGGAATCGGGTGCGGTGGCAAAGCACCGCAGGTCACGATTGTGACGCGTGGCGTGGGAACGGTTGCGTATCACGCGGGTGTAGCTCTACGGTTTGCGCGCGGGAGGTTCCCGCGTGAACGGGAGGCAGGGCGGTGCGCGCTCGGCGGCTATGTGCTGCGGCAGTGGCCGCGTTGGCGACGGCCTCGGTGGTGTCGGCTTGTGGTAAGAGCGACGACGGGATCGTCATCAACTACTACACCCCGGCCAACGAGATTGCGACGTTCACCGCCGTGGCCAAACGCTGCAACGCCGAACTCGGCGACCGTTTCACCATCAAGCAGGTGAGTTTGCCGAAAGGCGCTGACGACCAACGGTTGCAGCTGGCCCGGAGGCTGACCGGCAACGACAAGACGCTCGACATCATGGCGCTCGACGTGGTGTGGACCGCAGAGTTCGCCGAGGCCGGTTGGGCCGTGCCGCTGTCCGAGGATCCGGCAGGCGAAGCCGAGTCCGACGCTCAGG
Protein-coding regions in this window:
- the htrA gene encoding serine protease HtrA, with the protein product MTNQDQSDESGRLEPRPVERPPVDQLSQRTFGRPAGVDGSFLGAEKYEDQGEYAPKDLPPDPVLAEAFSRPSSSGDSLQRHPTDAGALEAERTAGDDVVDDPWRNPGAVPALGTPAQAPVAPVVVPAPIGKLGAREVLFGGRVSWMALVVLLLITLVVGAIGGWVGQKTAGTVQAFTTSKVTLETGDLPSPDAGRFATVAAAVEDSVVTIEAKSKTEGSQGSGVVVDGKGYVVTNNHVISDAAGKPADYKITVVFNDGKEVPANLVGRDPKTDLAVLKVDNVDNLVVARMGDSEKVRVGEEVIAAGAPLGLRSTVTHGIISALHRPVPLSGEGSDTDTVIDGLQTDASINHGNSGGPLINMSAEVIGINTAGKSLSDSASGLGFAIPVNEVKQVVENLIKDGKVAHPTLLLSAVTVSNSVASGAQVRNVNAGGPAEKAGILENDVVVKVGDRKVADADEMVVAVRQLKIGQEAPIEVLRDGRPMTFMVTPIGDDQKAQ
- the tatB gene encoding Sec-independent protein translocase protein TatB yields the protein MFANIGWGEMLVLVIAGLVILGPERLPGAIRWTSGALKQVRDYVSGATSQLREDLGPEFDDLREPLAELQKLRGMTPRAAITKHLLDGDDSFLTGAFDDGKNQQPSVPGDKPAGEIGATPTDKSVGSAFDPDAT
- a CDS encoding Mrp/NBP35 family ATP-binding protein: MSESVTELQSAVRAALAKVIDPELRKPITELGMVKNISIEADHGVHVEIYLTTAACPKKTEIADLVTAAVTDVPGTGAVKVTLDVMNDEQRAELRTLLRGDSREPVIPFAQPNSLTRVYAVASGKGGVGKSSVTVNLAAAMAARGLSVGLLDADIYGHSVPRMMGTSDRPTQVDSMILPPIAHDVKVISIAMFTQGNTPVVWRGPMLHRALQQFLADVYWGDLDVLLLDLPPGTGDIAISVAQLIPGAEILVVTTPQMAAAEVAERAGAIALQTRQRIAGVVENMSGLQMPDGTVMQLFGEGGGRQVAESLTRSVGAEVPLLGQVPLDPALVTAGDSGVPLVLSAPESAAGAELRKIAEGLSARKRGLAGMSLGLDTARR
- a CDS encoding lytic transglycosylase domain-containing protein; amino-acid sequence: MRSPALGVAVLAPVVLVAGAGSSASEIGVSNAAVTPMAAVAPQVDRSGPAVVAAARPPTNFRIKSMTTISAPPPAFVVNTPGALGIPGTSLKAYRNAERMMAAAYPNCGISWNLLAGIGRIESGHANGGATDARGTAVRPIYGPALDGTLPGNEIIVQSAQSGRITYVRAMGPMQFLPGTWARYASDGDGDGKAEVQNVFDSALAAARYLCSGNLNLRDQSQVMTAILRYNNSVAYARNVLGWAAAYATGVVPVDLPEITGSIPPIGDSHLDHAEGLGPNLPADATGLPSGDPLALIPLLNRNETGTQNVPGFAPGQVLGPLPGPAQAIPSETPAAPPPWVPPWEQPRQPACVVFCMSEQAPPPAPAPLLGPPPAPAPAVGPGPAPQQAPPPAVPAAPIGPPIEAAPAAPALGPVPGPAPGPA
- a CDS encoding DUF1003 domain-containing protein yields the protein MSELTARQRLDTPRGTRGFGLHVDIEAVGAFSESIARFLGTGRYLAIQTILVIVWIALNIGVFTFQWDPYPFILLNLAFSTQAAYAAPLILLAQNRQENRDRVSLEEDRRRAEQTKADTEYLARELASLRLAVGEVVTRDYLRRELEELRDLLTELTVPADTDRPNAGKVDGAERRPKRGG
- a CDS encoding magnesium transporter MgtE N-terminal domain-containing protein, translated to MAAVNRVYAARLAGMVVLGPDGESIGRVRDVVISISIVRQQPRVLGLVVELLTRRRIFVPILRVTAIEPGSVTLATGSVSLRRFAQRPGEVLVLGQVLETRVRVDDPDLEQLAGIDVVVVDLGIEQTRTRDWMVTRVAVRPQRRLGRRSNIHVVEWQNVHGLTPSGLAMPDQGVASLLEQFEGQRPIEVAEALRELPIKRRYELYRAFDDERLADVLQELPEDEQTAALRQLNTERAADVLEAMDPDDAADVLGSMTPADAEALLRQMDPEDSEDVRRLLAHSPDTAGGLMTSEPVVLMPDTTVAEALARMRDPDLTPALASMAFVARPPSATPTGHYLGCVHLQRLLREPPAALVSGIVDTDLPNLSPADSLAAVTRYFAAYNLVCGPVVDEENHLLGAVSVDDVLDHMLPDDWRERDEPELPAASS
- a CDS encoding HpcH/HpaI aldolase/citrate lyase family protein; amino-acid sequence: MENTYRPRRTCLSVPGSSLKMIEKAKGLPADEVFLDLEDAVAPEAKALARTQVAAALADDGWAGQLRGVRVNDWTTPWTYADVIEVVSTVASAGGTIDLIVLPKVTEVAHVQALDLLLSQLESTHGLEPGRIGIEPQIENALGLTNIDAIAAGPRVQALVLGPGDMAASLNMRTLEVGGQPDGYDIGDAHHHVLMRILIAARSRGINAIDGPYVKVRDVDGFRRVAGRSAALGYDGKWVLHPDQIEAGNEIFSPRQADYDHAELILDAYEWHTSQAGGSRGAVMLGDEMIDEASRKMALVMAGKGRAAGMSRLAEPFTPPS
- a CDS encoding DUF4190 domain-containing protein, producing MTNADGNAGGSAPSDPGSRPSEPLSSGYEAPPIEHSQDRPDTGAAQPPYDFAPPNSEIAAPYPPAIDYPADIPYGYPPPPGLPPPFPPPPGYPPPGYGMSGYPGYTGGYGMPPANPTNSMAIGSLVASVLSLFLFFACAIGLLAALVGIGLGIVALSQIQRTGQSGYGPQVEQPGRGLAIAGIALGVFGTLINGGWLVFFVTGVLSA
- a CDS encoding general stress protein: MTSPFQSGQTPGAAPAARGALPTPPKGWPIGSYPTYAEAQRAVDYLSDQQFPVQQVTIVGVDLMQVERVTGRLSWPKVLGGGVLSGAWLGLFIGLILGFFSPNPWSALLTGLIAGVFFGLITSAIPYAMARGTRDFSSTMQLVAGRYDVLCDPQGAEQGRDLLARLTI